A DNA window from Calliphora vicina chromosome 1, idCalVici1.1, whole genome shotgun sequence contains the following coding sequences:
- the Tsp97E gene encoding tetraspanin-13 isoform X2, which produces MCGGFTCSKNALIALNILYVLVGFLLIGVGVYARAASIVTNLPIVGGILACGIILICISILGLAGAVKHHQVMLFFYMIILFLLFLIQFSIASSCLAVNSEQQQEFAEEGWNRVPDSMRKQVQDTFLCCGFNSTSSTAADASCDVINKQCCSSSYDVNCQCPPCLPKLEDKINYAFKLCGGLGIFFSFTEFIGVWLTVRYRNQKDPRGLPSAFL; this is translated from the exons atgtgtGGAGGTTttacatgttcgaaaaatgcattaattgctttaaatattttatatgtg CTGGTTGGTTTCCTGTTAATTGGTGTTGGCGTTTATGCTCGTGCTGCTTCAATTGTTACAAATCTTCCTATAGTTGGCGGTATATTGGCATGTGGCATtatattaatatgtatttcCATATTGGGCCTGGCTGGAGCCGTTAAACATCATCAAGTTATGCTGTTTTTC TACATgatcattttgtttttgctcttcCTGATACAATTCTCCATTGCCAGCTCTTGTTTGGCTGTTAACTCCGAACAGCAACAAGAATTCGCTGAAGAAGGATGGAATCGTGTACCCGACTCTATGCGCAAACAGGTTCAAGACACCTTCCTCTGCTGTGGCTTCAATTCGACCAGCAGCACAGCGGCCGATGCCTCGTGTGATGTTATCAATAAGCAGTGCTGCAGCTCATCATACGATGTCAATTGTCAGTGTCCACCATGTTTGCCCAAGTTGGAGGATAAAATCAATTATGCCTTTAAGTTGTGCGGCGGTTTGGGAATATTCTTTAGTTTTACAGAG TTCATTGGTGTTTGGTTAACTGTGCGTTATCGTAATCAAAAAGATCCTCGCGGTTTACCCAGTGCATTTCTATAA
- the Tsp97E gene encoding tetraspanin-13 isoform X1 has protein sequence MCGGFTCSKNALIALNILYVLVGFLLIGVGVYARAASIVTNLPIVGGILACGIILICISILGLAGAVKHHQVMLFFYMIILFLLFLIQFSIASSCLAVNSEQQQEFAEEGWNRVPDSMRKQVQDTFLCCGFNSTSSTAADASCDVINKQCCSSSYDVNCQCPPCLPKLEDKINYAFKLCGGLGIFFSFTEVLAVFLARRYRNQQDPHYLPARAIFPHNYLY, from the exons atgtgtGGAGGTTttacatgttcgaaaaatgcattaattgctttaaatattttatatgtg CTGGTTGGTTTCCTGTTAATTGGTGTTGGCGTTTATGCTCGTGCTGCTTCAATTGTTACAAATCTTCCTATAGTTGGCGGTATATTGGCATGTGGCATtatattaatatgtatttcCATATTGGGCCTGGCTGGAGCCGTTAAACATCATCAAGTTATGCTGTTTTTC TACATgatcattttgtttttgctcttcCTGATACAATTCTCCATTGCCAGCTCTTGTTTGGCTGTTAACTCCGAACAGCAACAAGAATTCGCTGAAGAAGGATGGAATCGTGTACCCGACTCTATGCGCAAACAGGTTCAAGACACCTTCCTCTGCTGTGGCTTCAATTCGACCAGCAGCACAGCGGCCGATGCCTCGTGTGATGTTATCAATAAGCAGTGCTGCAGCTCATCATACGATGTCAATTGTCAGTGTCCACCATGTTTGCCCAAGTTGGAGGATAAAATCAATTATGCCTTTAAGTTGTGCGGCGGTTTGGGAATATTCTTTAGTTTTACAGAG GTACTTGCAGTTTTTCTAGCCCGTCGTTATCGCAATCAACAAGATCCTCATTATCTGCCCGCACGTGCAATCTTTCCCCACAattatttatactaa